From the Comamonas antarctica genome, the window GACCGCGATCGTGGCCCGCGCCAGGGCGCTGGGCGTGGATATCGATGCGCTGATCTGGGTGCAGCACACCCAGGTCGACCCACGCTGAGCGCGGTCCAGTCAGCGGCCATGGCGCCGCGCGTCGGCGCTGCGACTCAGCCTTGCGGACTACATCCGTCCCAAGCCTTCGCGCCCTAGACTGCAGACCATGCACAAACCGTCCAGACTGGTGAGGCCCGCCCTGCTGGCAATGCTGGTGGGCGCCGTCCTCATGGCATCCGGCTGCGCGCCCTGGCGCCTGAACGAGGCGCGCGCGCTGGTCGAGCGCAGCGAGCCGCTGCAGCGCCTGCCCGCGGACCCGGCGCAGCGCCTGTTGATCGTCGGCGACAGTACCGGCGTCGGCACCGGCGCGACTTCGCCGCAGACCAGCCTGGCCGGCCTGCTGGCCCAGGCCTGGCCGCGGCTGGAGATCGACAACCGCGCAAAGAACGGCGCGACCTTTGCCGATGTCCGCGGGCAGCTCGAAGCCGCGACCGGGCGCTACGATCTGGTGCTGGTGCAGGCCGGTGGCAATGACGTGATGCGGCTGCGCTCGGAGAGCGCGATGCGCGGCGATATCGAACGCGTGGCCGAACTCGCGCGCGCGCGCAGCGCGCATGTGCTGATCATGCCGGCCGGCAATGTCGGCAACGCGCCGTTATTCTTTCCCCCGGTGTCCTGGTACCTGAGCGCGCGCTCGCGCACGCTGCACGGCCTGGTGCGCGAGGCCGCGGCGCGCCACCAGGCGGTGTATGTCGACCGCTACCAGGAACGCGCCCAGGACCCCATGGCCCGGCAACCCGACCTGATGTATGCGGCCGATGGCCTGCACCCCAGCGACGCCGGCTACAGCAACTGGTTCGAAGTGCTCAGCCAGCAAGCCTCCCTGAGCGCATTGCTGGCGCCGTCGCAGGCGCGCTGACGGCTTCAGTCCCGGGCAGCCGGCCGCTGGCGCGTTGCGGCGCGGGTCGCGAGCCAGCACAGCATGGCGCCGCCGCAGACCAGCGCCGCACCCGACCAGAACGTGGCCGTGAGCGGCACGCCCAGCAGCACCGCGGCCAGCGCCGCCGACAGCACCGGCGTGAAATACGAGGCGCCGGCGAGCAGCGTCACATTGCCATGCAGGATGCCGACGTTCCAGGCCGCATAGCCAAAGCCCATGGCGCCGGCGGCAAGGACC encodes:
- a CDS encoding SGNH/GDSL hydrolase family protein, coding for MHKPSRLVRPALLAMLVGAVLMASGCAPWRLNEARALVERSEPLQRLPADPAQRLLIVGDSTGVGTGATSPQTSLAGLLAQAWPRLEIDNRAKNGATFADVRGQLEAATGRYDLVLVQAGGNDVMRLRSESAMRGDIERVAELARARSAHVLIMPAGNVGNAPLFFPPVSWYLSARSRTLHGLVREAAARHQAVYVDRYQERAQDPMARQPDLMYAADGLHPSDAGYSNWFEVLSQQASLSALLAPSQAR